Sequence from the Methanosarcina siciliae T4/M genome:
AGTCCTCTTTTTAAACTTTCAATAGCCTTATTTCAACGATTTAAAAGCTATTCTTTAACTGGTGGTAATATGATATTAGAAAATTTTAAAAGAGAATCGCTGATACCCTTGCCGGTGGTATTTATATCCACTATCAGTGAAGATGGTATTCGAAATATAGCCCCATATTCTTGTGTTATGCCTGTTTTACGACCACTGGATTTAGTTTGTGTTGCTTCAGCGAAAATGAGAGACACATATGCTAATATCAAAAGTACGGAAGAGTTTGTTCTTAATATGCCTGGTGTTGACATGGTGGATAAAGTGATACCAACAGCCATGCATGTTCCTTTCAACGTTGATGAATTTGAATTGGCCGGTTTAAAGGAAAGACCTTCAGAGAAGGTAAAAGCACCAGGAATTGAAGGATGCTATGCATGGATGGAATGCAAAC
This genomic interval carries:
- a CDS encoding flavin reductase family protein translates to MILENFKRESLIPLPVVFISTISEDGIRNIAPYSCVMPVLRPLDLVCVASAKMRDTYANIKSTEEFVLNMPGVDMVDKVIPTAMHVPFNVDEFELAGLKERPSEKVKAPGIEGCYAWMECKLHSIHEEVYGGFPYLLILGKVVHLEVEDKIYNKEDGSWDMEKAKPLMMTGSDRGMHFGTASNIGKFEPFGAMFEDGKDPLSWMHKEKEIQ